One Aegilops tauschii subsp. strangulata cultivar AL8/78 chromosome 7, Aet v6.0, whole genome shotgun sequence genomic window carries:
- the LOC141027612 gene encoding uncharacterized protein, which translates to MGVQSPRKSDDGDGGKYTPPSKRLGASGSGDGTIVVAAPVRSVGVPIQYPQLTEGNYQLWAAKMKIILKPMGVWSAITGEDVDEAKDQGAMAAISQSVPDDVMMSIVEYESAKEAWDAIRTMRIGDERVVQARISHWTRRFERLTMEDGEEVGAFGRRLTALVGEIRALGENLQEHAVVKRLLAAVPDRFLPIIGTIEQWGDVKKMSVAEAIGRLRAFEENESGRRQDRSDDGEKLMLVSRAELEALIQKEKKKGEGSSSSGKDGDGCGGGRGRDDDRKKVRGKFDKSKITCFECGEKGHFKSECEAWKKEKALLVAADVDDEPALLMAMACELAPEVDGTAGVLEPTEMEAEGGHALGGEFFKPSDASMEVETAKAGVARLRGELAAANAKLHALSDEYMTQAEELVHAREEKAKFLEMQRVICDENGRLRDLVVHAAEAPIQVKTAPAAGSAATTLPTPVVRAAVTTPPSAAVTLGVKKPGVKIKENKGCRSDMLLTDEGSELVEKSKNFVMLNEENVKALLSMDGSADAWWLDSGASNHMTGSRCKFKEIDESIRGHVKLGDGSIALIKGKGSVIVECKSGEQLHLTEVYFVPSLPSNIISLGKLAEDGNRVVLDGTFLWVRGRSGKMQMKVKRSPNRLYMVRLKTVVGAAHVSSRKRSPEAFRLQQQQLEMEMPSVNGGVTHRGVRSGASGSNKVRE; encoded by the coding sequence ATGGGAGTTCAGTCACCGAGGAAGAGCGACGATGGTGATGGCGGAAAGTACACGCCGCCGAGCAAGAGGCTCGGAGCCAGCGGCTCCGGCGATGGGACGATCGTCGTGGCTGCGCCGGTGAGGAGCGTCGGAGTGCCGATCCAATACCCGCAGCTAACAGAAGGTAATTATCAGTTGTGGGCAGCGAAGATGAAGATCATCCTCAAGCCAATGGGCGTGTGGTCGGCGATCACCGGAGAAGACGTCGACGAGGCCAAGGATCAGGGAGCCATGGCTGCTATCTCGCAGTCCGTTCCCGACGACGTGATGATGTCCATCGTGGAGTACGAGTCTGCGAAGGAGGCTTGGGATGCTATCCGTACCATGCGCATAGGCGATGAGCGTGTGGTGCAGGCGCGTATCAGCCACTGGACAAGGCGCTTCGAGCGGCTAACCATGGAAGATGGCGAAGAAGTCGGGGCGTTCGGGCGCCGACTCACCGCGCTCGTCGGAGAAATTCGAGCACTTGGCGAGAACTTGCAGGAGCACGCTGTTGTCAAGCGGCTGCTCGCGGCGGTCCCGGATCGCTTCCTGCCGATAATCGGGACAATCGAGCAATGGGGCGACGTCAAGAAGATGTCGGTCGCCGAGGCCATTGGGCGGCTGCGGGCGTTCGAGGAGAACGAGTCCGGGCGGCGCCAAGACCGCAGCGACGACGGCGAGAAGCTGATGCTGGTCTCGCGTGCAGAGCTGGAGGCTCTAATccagaaagaaaagaagaagggaGAAGGGTCCAGCAGCAGCGGCAAGGACGGTGATGGGTGCGGTGGTGGCCGCGGCCGGGACGACGACAGGAAGAAGGTTCGCGGCAAGTTCGACAAGTCCAAGATTACCTGCTTCGAGTGCGGGGAGAAAGGACACTTCAAGTCTGAGTGTGAGGCGTGGAAGAAAGAGAAGGCGCTCCTAGTTGCTGCCGACGTCGACGACGAGCCGGCGCTGCTCATGGCTATGGCATGTGAGCTTGCGCCTGAGGTGGACGGCACCGCAGGTGTCCTTGAGCCTACAGAGATGGAGGCAGAGGGCGGCCATGCACTGGGAGGCGAGTTCTTCAAGCCCTCTGATGCATCGATGGAGGTTGAAACTGCTAAGGCTGGGGTCGCACGGCTACGCGGAGAGTTGGCCGCCGCTAATGCAAAGTTGCATGCCCTGTCTGACGAGTACATGACACAGGCTGAGGAGTTGGTACATGCAAGGGAGGAGAAGGCCAAGTTCTTGGAGATGCAGCGTGTGATCTGTGATGAGAATGGACGACTCAGGGATCTGGTGGTACATGCAGCTGAAGCACCCATTCAAGTCAAGACGGCGCCGGCCGCAGGGAGTGCGGCAACGACGCTGCCGACGCCGGTCGTGAGGGCTGCTGTTACGACGCCGCCGTCGGCCGCGGTGACACTCGGCGTGAAGAAGCCGGGAGTGAAGATCAAAGAGAACAAGGGATGTCGGTCTGATATGCTCCTCACGGATGAGGGAAGTGAACTCGTTGAGAAGAGCAAGAACTTTGTGATGCTGAATGAGGAGAACGTCAAGGCTTTGTTGAGCATGGATGGATCAGCTGATGCATGGTGGCTTGATAGTGGTGCTAGTAACCACATGACTGGCTCACGGTGCAAATTCAAGGAGATAGATGAAAGCATCCGTGGCCATGTGAAGCTCGGAGATGGGTCTATTGCTCTGATTAAAGGGAAAGGTTCAGTCATTGTTGAATGCAAGAGCGGTGAGCAACTGCATCTGACGGAGGTATATTTTGTACCAAGTTTACCTAGTAACATAATTAGTCTTGGTAAGCTGGCAGAGGATGGCAATCGTGTAGTGCTAGATGGTACATTCTTGTGGGTTAGAGGCAGGTCTGGAAAGATGCAGATGAAGGTTAAGAGATCACCCAACCGACTGTACATGGTGCGACTCAAGACAGTTGTTGGTGCTGCTCATGTGTCATCAAGAAAACGGAGCCCAGAAGCTTTCagactccagcagcagcagctcgaGATGGAGATGCCATCAGTGAACGGGGGTGTCACCCACCGTGGCGTCAGGTCAGGAGCATCAGGCAGCAACAAAGTTAGGGAGTGA